The Bosea sp. AS-1 region CGCCGCAAGTCCCGCGTGTCCACCCCCGGCTCGAAGCTGCGCGCCCGCGTGCTCGACGTGCTCCAGACCGAGGGCTACATCCGCGGCTACTCGACGACCGAGTTCGGCAACGGCCGGACCGAGTTCGACATCGAGCTGAAGTATCACGAGGGACAGCCGGTCATCCGGTCGATCTCCCGTGTCTCGAAGCCCGGCCGGCGCGTGTATTCGTCGGTCGAGACCATGCCGCGCGTGGCCGACGGCCTCGGCGTGACGATCGTCTCGACCCCGAAGGGCGTGATGGCCGATCATGTGGCCCGCGAGCAGAACGTGGGCGGCGAAGTGCTCTGCCGGGTCTTCTGACCCGTCAGGCGCCGCTCATCTTCAGGAGAAATCCAATGTCTCGTATCGGTAAGAAGCCGGTTTCGGTTCCCGCAGGCGTCACCGCCTCGGTCACCGGCCAGCTCGTCAAGGTCAAGGGCTCGAAGGGCGAGCTCTCCTTCGAGGTGCCCGAGGACGTCTCGGTCGCCATGGAGAACGGCGCGATCGCGGTGCAGCCGCGTTCGCAGTCGAAGCGCGCCCGCGCGCTCTGGGGCACCTCGCGCGCCCGCATCAACAACCTCGTGATCGGCACCACCGCCGGCTTCGAGAAGCGCCTCGAAATCAACGGCGTCGGCT contains the following coding sequences:
- the rpsH gene encoding 30S ribosomal protein S8 codes for the protein MAVIDPLGDLLTRIRNAQMRRKSRVSTPGSKLRARVLDVLQTEGYIRGYSTTEFGNGRTEFDIELKYHEGQPVIRSISRVSKPGRRVYSSVETMPRVADGLGVTIVSTPKGVMADHVAREQNVGGEVLCRVF
- the rplF gene encoding 50S ribosomal protein L6, with the protein product MSRIGKKPVSVPAGVTASVTGQLVKVKGSKGELSFEVPEDVSVAMENGAIAVQPRSQSKRARALWGTSRARINNLVIGTTAGFEKRLEINGVGYRAAVAGKTLKLSLGYSHDIDYDIPAGISITTPKPTEIVVAGIDKQVVGQIAAEIREYRGPEPYKGKGVKYAGEFIFRKEGKKK